One stretch of Gloeocapsa sp. PCC 73106 DNA includes these proteins:
- a CDS encoding group 1 truncated hemoglobin produces the protein MTTLFDKLGGADAVDLAVDKFYERVLQDDRIKHFFEHIDMVKQRSHQKAFLTYAFGGTDTYNGRYMREAHKELVEKQGLNSEHFDAVAENLIETLKEMGVPAELIAEVAAVAAAPEHKKDLLNQ, from the coding sequence ATGACAACTTTATTTGATAAACTAGGCGGTGCCGATGCTGTTGATCTAGCAGTTGATAAGTTTTATGAGAGAGTTTTACAAGACGATCGCATTAAACACTTCTTTGAACACATAGATATGGTGAAACAGCGATCGCACCAAAAAGCCTTTCTTACCTATGCTTTCGGTGGGACAGATACATATAATGGTCGTTATATGCGGGAAGCCCACAAAGAATTAGTAGAGAAGCAAGGCTTAAACAGCGAGCATTTTGATGCAGTAGCGGAGAATCTCATAGAAACTCTTAAAGAAATGGGGGTTCCTGCGGAACTTATCGCAGAGGTAGCCGCAGTTGCCGCAGCACCTGAACACAAAAAAGATCTTTTAAACCAATAG